One part of the Puniceicoccaceae bacterium genome encodes these proteins:
- a CDS encoding (2Fe-2S)-binding protein produces the protein MATINLTVNGQAQRVEVSDSTTPLLWILRDELGLVGTKYGCGRGLCGACTIMLNGIAMRSCQLPIAALQGQSITTIEGLASPEGELTALQQAWIEEDVPQCGYCQSGQIMTATALLRSNPDPDDDAIDSAMAGNLCRCGTYPRIRKAIHKAAEKGVSAS, from the coding sequence ATGGCCACAATCAATCTCACCGTCAACGGGCAGGCCCAGCGGGTCGAAGTTTCCGACAGCACAACACCCCTTCTATGGATTCTCCGGGATGAACTCGGACTCGTTGGAACCAAATATGGATGTGGCAGAGGCCTTTGCGGTGCGTGCACCATCATGCTCAATGGCATCGCCATGCGCTCGTGCCAACTGCCCATCGCTGCGCTTCAGGGCCAATCCATCACCACCATCGAAGGTCTCGCCAGCCCTGAAGGCGAACTCACCGCGCTCCAGCAAGCCTGGATCGAAGAAGACGTTCCCCAGTGCGGGTACTGCCAATCCGGCCAGATCATGACCGCTACAGCGCTGCTGCGCAGCAACCCCGATCCAGACGACGACGCCATCGATTCTGCCATGGCGGGCAATCTCTGCCGCTGCGGTACCTATCCGCGCATTCGAAAAGCCATTCACAAGGCTGCGGAGAAAGGAGTGAGCGCATCATGA
- a CDS encoding 4Fe-4S binding protein: MAADSGLSRRDFFKRFLGGGGATTSDVRHPQHLDEVPKDAVAQDLVAVIQAKYCLAYEEIPCTDCHDHCPEPNVIVMEQGVPRIQVERCTGCRICQDVCPSSAEAILMVKRFQGSSGVW; the protein is encoded by the coding sequence ATGGCTGCAGACAGCGGACTTTCGAGACGTGATTTTTTCAAGCGATTCCTGGGAGGAGGGGGTGCCACTACCTCTGATGTTCGACATCCACAGCATTTGGACGAAGTGCCCAAAGATGCGGTTGCACAGGACCTTGTCGCGGTGATTCAGGCAAAATACTGTTTGGCCTATGAGGAGATTCCCTGCACGGATTGTCACGATCATTGTCCGGAACCCAATGTCATTGTGATGGAGCAAGGAGTGCCGCGCATTCAGGTGGAGCGGTGCACAGGCTGCCGCATTTGCCAGGATGTCTGCCCCTCTTCGGCTGAGGCCATACTGATGGTCAAGCGTTTCCAGGGATCATCTGGCGTCTGGTGA
- a CDS encoding sugar transferase, with translation MRSPSEVMSPTNRPPVFPIPLDLERLEANSAERKEIRERALLRFSLIALLGDLLFVCMALVIAWYARYIILQDRETDDLLAQLKTYSPQFLLGTSVLLVMAANLDLYLPRNLMRFRKNLVCILRIVTYWGIGYLSISLMLKVDPEISRGYVILAMFSLSALLILWRWTYAKVLISSTFAGYFKKRILAVGWNETAQDLYEKIYQDPRHPISIYSVVTTIKGNFEQQPPNEVVVEGDYAHLSELLSTRRFDAVLLVDFNLSPEQIIDLQHLCMREMTEFMVIPSFYQVLLSHLEFDSVGGIPIMSGHNLPLSHPFNAIVKRAVDVVGGIVGLMLFAPIIAYFCWRVKRESPGPVFYRQIRTGRNGKPFKIIKIRSMRMDAERSGGAQWAKENDPRRLKIGEFMREKNIDELPQFWNVLKGDMSLVGPRPERPELIRNFKYDIDNYNLRHSVKPGLTGWAAINGWRGDTDLRTRIAFDIEYMEKWSVWFDLYIMLKTIGASKNAY, from the coding sequence ATGCGCTCACCATCTGAAGTCATGTCTCCCACAAATCGTCCTCCGGTTTTTCCGATCCCACTGGATCTTGAGCGACTCGAAGCCAATTCAGCCGAGCGCAAGGAAATCCGCGAACGAGCACTGCTCCGCTTCAGTCTGATCGCATTGCTCGGAGACCTCCTGTTTGTGTGCATGGCACTGGTCATTGCATGGTATGCTCGGTACATCATCCTGCAGGATCGAGAAACGGATGACCTGCTTGCCCAGCTCAAAACCTACAGCCCCCAGTTTCTGCTTGGCACCTCTGTACTGCTGGTCATGGCCGCAAATCTCGACCTCTACCTGCCGCGCAATCTCATGCGCTTTCGCAAAAACCTGGTCTGCATTCTGCGCATCGTGACCTATTGGGGCATCGGTTACCTCTCGATTTCACTGATGCTCAAGGTCGATCCCGAAATCTCACGCGGGTATGTCATCCTGGCCATGTTCTCACTGAGTGCACTACTCATTCTCTGGCGCTGGACCTACGCCAAGGTGTTGATTTCTTCTACATTTGCCGGGTATTTCAAAAAACGCATCCTTGCGGTTGGATGGAACGAAACAGCGCAGGACCTCTACGAGAAAATCTATCAGGATCCGCGCCATCCCATCAGTATTTACTCCGTCGTCACCACCATCAAAGGCAACTTCGAACAGCAACCTCCCAATGAAGTGGTGGTTGAGGGAGACTATGCCCACCTCTCGGAACTGTTGTCAACGCGGCGTTTCGACGCCGTATTGCTCGTTGACTTCAACCTGAGTCCCGAACAAATCATCGACCTGCAGCATCTTTGCATGCGCGAGATGACCGAGTTCATGGTCATCCCCTCATTTTATCAAGTGCTGCTCTCACACCTGGAATTTGATTCGGTAGGAGGAATCCCCATCATGAGCGGACACAATCTCCCGCTCAGTCATCCTTTCAATGCGATAGTGAAACGTGCTGTTGATGTGGTCGGTGGCATTGTCGGATTGATGCTTTTTGCACCTATCATCGCATACTTCTGCTGGAGGGTGAAGCGTGAGTCCCCAGGACCCGTTTTCTACCGCCAAATCCGCACGGGTCGCAATGGCAAGCCTTTCAAAATCATCAAAATCCGAAGCATGCGCATGGACGCAGAACGTAGCGGCGGCGCTCAATGGGCTAAGGAAAATGACCCGCGTCGATTGAAAATCGGAGAATTCATGCGGGAGAAAAACATCGACGAACTGCCCCAGTTCTGGAACGTACTGAAGGGAGACATGAGCCTGGTAGGTCCTCGTCCGGAGCGCCCCGAATTGATCCGAAATTTCAAATACGACATCGACAACTACAACCTGCGCCACTCCGTCAAACCCGGTCTGACAGGCTGGGCAGCCATCAACGGTTGGCGCGGCGACACCGATTTGCGGACTCGCATTGCATTTGATATCGAATACATGGAAAAATGGTCAGTGTGGTTTGACCTCTACATCATGCTCAAAACCATCGGTGCGAGCAAAAATGCCTACTAA
- the priA gene encoding primosomal protein N', with protein sequence MSDDTGTSANGLRCVEVRVFSRIAKALHYRFPDFLTDPEVGMLVRVPLGSRNELGIVTGLGQPKDFPLHKLKQVLEVIYPHKVFTEDLFELIRWMARYYAVPEAVIMDRVFPGTLRKGLKAKEQVSLKVSDTGAVEPIEALRRKAPKQAALLEFLRQQSQAITKSAVIQAMNASHATVKALIEKGWIEEQREVDERIGYRDDLAEGDAIRTLDFTLTEEQQSAVVSLTAAMDRQQTRPILLHGVTGSGKTEVYVRAIRHLLQSDPDASVLFLVPEVALAPQTVGTLRSRLESQGVEVLVWHSHLSEGERRDSWLKIAQRQCRVVVGARSAVFTPLSNLKLLIIDEEHEPAYKQEEIPRYHGRDLAVVRARINKACCIVGSATPSLESLYNVKAGKYDVVRLTRRVDNRQLPKVTLVDMRLEYRKQKKESILSQTLVEGLRERFEKREQSILFLNRRGYSRQMICPECGWVAMSEECSIPLTYHRRQNLLKCHLSGYERPAPLRCPQCQSPKIRGEGFGTQKLEDLLRAVLPKARIFRVDADTMQKKNLFRHVLADFRTGKLDVLVGTQMIAKGLDFPNVTLVGMINADHSLYMEDFRAAERTFQLLVQVSGRAGRGERAGEVIIQTSTPHASPIQFARRSDFDGFLEEEIELRREFNYPPFRHLIRHVIRDRSIEKLEFYCKKWRETLESEKIADLEIRGPLPASVEKLNGEYRYQLWYFTPRVIATVSRIQEVLERFQWEKTTRQILDVDAMNLL encoded by the coding sequence ATGAGTGATGATACGGGTACATCCGCAAATGGGCTGCGCTGTGTGGAAGTCCGGGTGTTCAGTCGGATTGCAAAAGCATTGCACTACCGGTTTCCCGATTTTCTTACAGATCCTGAAGTGGGCATGCTGGTGAGGGTGCCCCTTGGATCCCGCAATGAACTTGGCATTGTAACGGGATTGGGCCAGCCGAAGGATTTTCCGCTTCACAAGCTCAAGCAGGTGTTGGAGGTGATTTACCCCCACAAGGTGTTCACAGAGGATTTGTTTGAACTCATTCGCTGGATGGCTCGCTACTACGCGGTACCGGAAGCGGTGATCATGGATCGTGTGTTCCCTGGAACGCTTCGCAAGGGTCTGAAGGCAAAGGAGCAAGTGAGCCTGAAGGTGAGCGATACTGGGGCAGTCGAACCGATCGAAGCACTTCGTCGGAAAGCACCCAAACAGGCAGCACTATTGGAGTTTCTCAGGCAGCAATCGCAGGCGATCACCAAGTCGGCGGTTATCCAGGCGATGAACGCCTCTCATGCAACGGTCAAGGCATTGATTGAGAAAGGCTGGATCGAAGAGCAGCGCGAAGTTGACGAGCGCATTGGGTATCGGGACGACCTTGCAGAGGGCGATGCCATTCGCACCCTGGATTTCACATTGACCGAAGAGCAGCAGAGTGCGGTTGTCAGTTTGACTGCGGCAATGGATCGTCAGCAGACCCGGCCCATCCTCCTGCATGGGGTGACGGGTTCTGGCAAGACCGAAGTCTACGTGCGGGCGATCCGCCACCTCTTGCAGAGCGACCCGGATGCCAGTGTGCTGTTCCTTGTCCCTGAAGTGGCACTTGCTCCCCAGACGGTTGGTACGCTCCGATCCCGGCTGGAGTCGCAGGGGGTTGAAGTATTGGTGTGGCACAGTCACCTTTCCGAAGGCGAGCGCCGTGACAGCTGGCTGAAGATTGCGCAGCGACAATGCCGGGTGGTGGTAGGCGCCCGTTCTGCGGTGTTCACCCCGCTCTCCAATCTCAAACTGCTCATCATCGATGAGGAGCATGAGCCTGCCTACAAGCAGGAGGAAATCCCACGCTACCATGGCAGGGATCTCGCTGTGGTACGGGCTCGCATCAACAAGGCCTGCTGCATTGTGGGTTCGGCTACTCCATCGCTGGAATCGCTCTACAACGTCAAGGCTGGGAAATACGATGTGGTGCGGCTGACACGACGGGTGGACAATCGCCAGTTGCCCAAGGTTACCCTCGTGGACATGCGCCTGGAGTATCGCAAACAAAAAAAGGAAAGCATCCTCTCGCAAACCCTGGTGGAGGGTCTTCGAGAACGTTTTGAAAAGCGGGAACAGAGTATTTTGTTTCTCAACCGCCGGGGCTATTCGCGTCAGATGATCTGCCCTGAGTGTGGGTGGGTGGCGATGTCGGAAGAGTGTAGTATCCCACTGACCTATCACCGAAGGCAGAATCTATTGAAGTGCCACCTTTCGGGTTATGAACGACCTGCACCGCTTCGCTGTCCCCAGTGCCAGAGTCCCAAGATTCGTGGAGAGGGATTTGGTACGCAAAAACTGGAGGACCTCCTGCGGGCCGTGCTGCCAAAAGCGAGGATCTTTCGGGTGGATGCAGATACCATGCAGAAGAAGAACCTGTTTCGCCACGTGCTTGCCGATTTCCGGACCGGAAAGCTCGATGTGCTGGTGGGAACCCAGATGATCGCAAAGGGGCTTGATTTTCCCAATGTGACGCTTGTGGGAATGATCAACGCAGATCATTCGCTCTACATGGAGGATTTTCGGGCTGCCGAGCGCACCTTTCAACTGCTTGTGCAAGTGTCGGGGCGCGCCGGGAGAGGGGAGCGTGCAGGCGAGGTCATCATTCAGACCTCGACTCCTCACGCATCTCCGATTCAGTTTGCCAGACGTTCGGATTTTGATGGGTTTCTGGAGGAGGAAATCGAACTGCGACGAGAGTTCAATTACCCACCATTTCGTCACCTCATCCGTCACGTCATTCGGGATCGCAGTATCGAAAAACTCGAGTTTTACTGTAAAAAGTGGCGGGAAACTCTGGAATCGGAGAAGATCGCAGACTTGGAAATACGGGGGCCACTACCGGCATCCGTCGAAAAACTTAACGGTGAATATCGCTACCAGCTCTGGTATTTCACGCCGCGTGTCATTGCCACGGTTTCGAGAATTCAGGAGGTTTTGGAGCGCTTTCAATGGGAAAAGACCACGCGCCAGATTTTGGATGTGGATGCGATGAACCTGCTCTGA